A part of Deltaproteobacteria bacterium genomic DNA contains:
- a CDS encoding ORF6N domain-containing protein gives MKGIESPVPLERIQQAILLIRGKRVMLDADLARLYGVSTKRLNEQVKRNRDRFPGDFMFQLNPAEVKNLRSHFATSKRGRGGRRYAPYAFTEHGAIMLAAVLSTPRAMQVSVLVVRAFVRLREILTTHKALAHKLAELESKIETHDEAIRSLVSATRQLMSAPEKPPKKIGFQLKEKRSPYLAKTRNR, from the coding sequence ATGAAGGGAATTGAATCTCCTGTGCCACTTGAGCGCATACAACAAGCCATTCTGTTGATCCGCGGCAAAAGGGTAATGCTGGATGCTGACCTCGCACGGCTCTATGGCGTTTCTACCAAACGTTTGAACGAACAGGTGAAACGGAACCGGGATCGTTTCCCTGGGGATTTTATGTTTCAATTAAATCCGGCAGAGGTCAAAAATTTGAGGTCGCATTTTGCGACCTCAAAAAGGGGGCGTGGAGGGAGACGGTATGCGCCGTATGCCTTCACGGAGCATGGGGCGATTATGTTGGCTGCCGTTCTCAGCACTCCCCGGGCAATGCAGGTCAGTGTCTTGGTAGTCCGGGCTTTCGTTAGACTCCGTGAAATATTGACGACCCATAAGGCATTGGCCCATAAACTGGCTGAGCTTGAAAGCAAAATTGAAACCCATGATGAGGCGATTCGATCCCTCGTGTCGGCAACCCGGCAGCTGATGTCAGCGCCCGAAAAACCGCCCAAGAAAATCGGGTTTCAGTTGAAGGAAAAGCGATCCCCATATTTAGCAAAGACCCGAAATCGTTAG
- a CDS encoding aldo/keto reductase: protein MEKRILGRTGLEVSVIGFGTIAIGGFYGPVDDAESIRALHAAVDAGMNFIDTSDAYGLEHRSEIIIGKFLKERSDRDDILICTKGGNNMITRKREFSPDYIRGCVEGSLKRLGVEAFDLYLLHNPSVEDLEKEMSFDVLDKYKAQGKMKHWGVSVNTLPECELAVSGGRAEAMQMEYNILEQEPAEVFAKAKAAGVGVISRVPLKRGFLSGRFEETHTFTEKDMRSRVLSPENMRKFRVRLDRLREVAEELGRPAAEVAIRFCVSNPNVSTVLPGIRTPAQAKEDAAAWEPLPPAALAKLK from the coding sequence ATGGAAAAACGTATCCTCGGACGCACCGGACTCGAAGTAAGCGTCATCGGCTTTGGAACCATCGCCATAGGGGGCTTCTACGGCCCCGTGGACGATGCCGAAAGCATCCGTGCGCTTCACGCGGCAGTCGACGCCGGAATGAACTTCATCGATACCTCCGACGCCTATGGCCTGGAGCATCGGAGTGAGATCATCATCGGAAAGTTCCTAAAGGAGCGATCCGATCGGGATGACATCCTAATCTGCACCAAGGGCGGAAATAACATGATTACGCGCAAGCGAGAATTCTCCCCCGACTACATTCGCGGCTGCGTGGAGGGAAGCCTCAAGCGCCTGGGCGTGGAGGCGTTCGATCTCTACCTGCTCCACAACCCCAGCGTGGAGGACCTGGAAAAGGAGATGAGCTTCGATGTTCTCGACAAATACAAGGCCCAGGGCAAGATGAAACACTGGGGGGTCTCGGTAAACACATTGCCCGAATGCGAACTGGCCGTTTCCGGTGGTCGGGCCGAGGCCATGCAGATGGAATATAACATTCTGGAGCAGGAGCCGGCGGAGGTATTCGCCAAAGCAAAGGCCGCGGGCGTGGGCGTCATCTCTCGCGTACCCCTTAAGCGCGGCTTCTTATCCGGGCGCTTCGAAGAGACGCATACGTTTACCGAGAAGGACATGCGCAGCCGAGTCCTGAGTCCCGAGAACATGCGGAAGTTCCGCGTTCGGCTGGACAGGCTTCGGGAGGTGGCCGAGGAATTGGGCCGTCCTGCAGCCGAAGTGGCGATCCGCTTCTGTGTCTCCAATCCGAACGTATCCACGGTCCTTCCGGGCATTCGCACCCCCGCGCAGGCAAAAGAGGACGCCGCTGCCTGGGAGCCCTTGCCGCCAGCGGCGCTTGCGAAGCTTAAGTAG